A part of Acidimicrobiales bacterium genomic DNA contains:
- a CDS encoding ABC transporter permease has translation MRATVGAPARALPAGARLTPLLLARPRRALTLVERSVRVYKTKWIYIVSGFFEPLFYLLSINVGLSHLVGSVELGGHPVSYARFVAPGLLATSAMNGSILDTTYNFFFKLKIAKTFQSVIATPLGVADITFGEVGWAVVRGSIYSVGFLVVMAAFGLVTSPWAVLDLPATMLVALCFASLGIAASSYMRTWQDLSAVSLAVLPFFLFSGTFYPLSVYPHPVALVIGLTPLYQGVVLCRGLTNGIVDPGLLWHAALLVALSLAGLAIAARRLGRLLTP, from the coding sequence GTGAGGGCGACCGTGGGCGCCCCCGCGCGTGCGCTGCCGGCAGGGGCGCGCCTCACGCCGCTCTTGCTCGCGCGGCCGCGGCGCGCCCTCACGCTCGTCGAGCGCAGCGTGCGCGTCTACAAGACGAAGTGGATCTACATCGTCTCGGGCTTCTTCGAGCCGCTCTTCTACCTGCTGTCGATCAACGTCGGCCTCTCGCACCTCGTCGGGAGCGTCGAGCTCGGCGGCCACCCGGTCTCCTACGCCCGCTTCGTCGCCCCGGGGCTGCTCGCCACCTCGGCGATGAACGGCTCGATCCTCGACACGACCTACAACTTCTTCTTCAAGCTGAAGATCGCGAAGACCTTCCAGTCGGTCATCGCCACGCCGCTCGGCGTCGCCGACATCACCTTCGGTGAGGTCGGGTGGGCGGTCGTGCGCGGCTCGATCTACTCGGTGGGCTTCCTCGTGGTGATGGCCGCCTTCGGCCTCGTCACCTCGCCCTGGGCTGTGCTCGACCTGCCGGCGACGATGCTCGTCGCGCTCTGCTTCGCCTCGCTCGGGATCGCCGCCTCGAGCTACATGCGCACCTGGCAGGACCTCTCGGCGGTGTCGCTCGCGGTGCTGCCCTTCTTCTTGTTCTCGGGGACCTTCTACCCGCTCTCGGTCTACCCCCACCCGGTCGCGCTGGTCATCGGGTTGACCCCCCTCTACCAGGGGGTGGTCCTCTGCCGGGGACTGACGAACGGCATCGTCGACCCCGGCCTGCTGTGGCACGCCGCGCTGCTGGTGGCGCTCTCGCTGGCGGGGCTCGCGATCGCGGCGCGCCGCCTCGGCCGGCTGCTCACGCCGTAG
- a CDS encoding ABC transporter permease has product MSALSLPRRDRATPLWSRALFGLLVQYRRTWRSSVEMNFIYPVLYLSAMGIGLGGLVNRHLAASHAAALGGVSYLAFIAPGILASSAMQISTQEGTWPILGRFKWERTYLAMAQTPLRAKDILTGQLAFVALRQLMTSAVFVVMMWAFGALTSPEALVALPVGVLVGLAFATPCIAFTATQETDAGFPTIHRLIVIPLFLFSGSFFPITQLPRPLQLLAMATPLYHGVALARAATLGHLATSASVGHAGYLLALALFGALVARRTFERRLVR; this is encoded by the coding sequence TTGAGCGCGCTCAGCCTCCCCCGCCGCGACCGCGCCACGCCGCTGTGGAGCCGCGCCCTGTTCGGGCTGCTCGTCCAGTACCGGAGGACCTGGCGGAGCTCGGTGGAGATGAACTTCATCTACCCCGTGCTCTACCTCTCGGCGATGGGCATCGGCCTCGGCGGCCTCGTCAACCGCCACCTCGCGGCCAGCCACGCCGCCGCGCTCGGGGGCGTCTCCTACCTCGCCTTCATCGCCCCGGGGATCCTCGCATCCTCGGCGATGCAGATCTCGACCCAGGAGGGGACCTGGCCGATCCTCGGCCGCTTCAAGTGGGAGCGCACCTACCTCGCGATGGCGCAGACGCCGCTCAGGGCCAAGGACATCCTCACCGGCCAGCTCGCCTTCGTCGCCCTCCGCCAGCTGATGACGAGCGCCGTCTTCGTCGTCATGATGTGGGCCTTCGGGGCGCTCACCTCCCCCGAGGCGCTGGTCGCCCTCCCCGTCGGCGTGCTCGTCGGCCTCGCCTTCGCGACGCCGTGCATCGCGTTCACCGCGACCCAGGAGACCGACGCCGGCTTCCCCACGATCCACCGCCTGATCGTGATCCCGCTCTTCCTGTTCTCGGGCTCGTTCTTCCCGATCACCCAGCTGCCGCGCCCATTGCAGCTGCTCGCGATGGCGACGCCGCTCTACCACGGGGTCGCGCTGGCGAGGGCGGCGACCCTCGGGCACCTCGCGACCTCGGCGAGCGTTGGCCACGCCGGCTACCTCCTCGCCCTCGCCCTCTTCGGCGCGCTGGTGGCGCGGCGCACCTTCGAGCGCCGCCTCGTGCGGTGA
- a CDS encoding ABC transporter ATP-binding protein, which yields MARSPVVSARALSKRFGDFVAVDAIDFDIWPGEVFGFLGPNGAGKSSTMRMIGCMSPPTSGELRVRGLDPATDGPEIRAHLGVVPQDDALDDQLTVFDNLRVYARYFDIPRREARARAAELLSFAQLEGRGDDRVDQLSGGMRRRLTIARALISRPELVIMDEPSTGLDPQARHLVWERLHRLKREGVTQIVTTHYMDEAEQLCDRLVVMDHGRIVASGSPRELIRAHVSREVVEIRVEDGDYRSLIEELAPLAERTEQLADRLCCYVADGDALVAALSKIDPRDLHPLVRRASLEDVFLALTGRTLVD from the coding sequence ATGGCGCGCTCCCCCGTCGTCAGCGCCCGCGCGCTCAGCAAGCGCTTCGGCGACTTCGTCGCGGTCGACGCCATCGATTTCGACATCTGGCCGGGCGAGGTCTTCGGCTTCCTCGGCCCGAACGGCGCCGGCAAGAGCTCGACGATGAGGATGATCGGCTGCATGTCGCCGCCGACGAGCGGAGAGCTGCGTGTGCGCGGCCTCGACCCCGCGACCGACGGTCCCGAGATCCGCGCCCACCTCGGCGTCGTCCCCCAGGACGACGCCCTCGACGACCAGCTCACGGTGTTCGACAACCTGCGCGTCTACGCCCGCTACTTCGACATCCCCCGCCGCGAGGCGCGCGCCCGCGCCGCCGAGCTGCTCTCCTTCGCGCAGCTCGAGGGGCGCGGGGACGACCGCGTCGACCAGCTCTCGGGGGGCATGCGGCGGCGGCTGACGATCGCCCGCGCGCTCATTTCCCGCCCGGAGCTCGTGATCATGGACGAGCCCTCGACGGGCCTCGACCCACAGGCCCGTCACCTCGTCTGGGAGCGCCTCCACCGCCTGAAGCGTGAGGGCGTCACCCAGATCGTCACCACCCACTACATGGACGAGGCGGAGCAGCTCTGCGACCGCCTCGTCGTCATGGACCACGGCCGCATCGTCGCCTCGGGGAGCCCGCGCGAGCTGATCCGCGCGCACGTCAGCCGCGAGGTGGTCGAGATCCGCGTCGAGGACGGCGACTACCGCTCGCTCATCGAGGAGCTCGCGCCGCTCGCCGAGCGCACCGAGCAGCTCGCCGACCGCCTCTGCTGCTACGTCGCCGACGGCGACGCGCTCGTCGCCGCCCTCTCGAAGATCGATCCCCGCGACCTGCACCCGCTCGTGCGACGCGCCTCGCTCGAGGACGTCTTCCTCGCCCTCACCGGGCGCACCCTCGTCGATTGA
- a CDS encoding heterodisulfide reductase-related iron-sulfur binding cluster, which translates to MAGRAERPHGIGPHPVAGGVFAEHGPDPALVGDCVHCGFCLPTCPTYVLWGDEADSPRGRIYLMREGIEGAPPSPALYQHLDACLGCMACLTACPSGVRYDRLIEEARAVIEPGRPSRRERLQRRLIFSLFPYRRRLAPLAVLLAPGWRTRLLEALRISAVGRRLPAPLPAMLEVAPVVRREAPVAAFTPASGPRRGRVGLLVGCVQGAFFPAVNAATVRVLAAEGFDVVAPAAAGCCGALSSHSGRKAEAQRFARALIAAFEAAELDAIVVNAAGCGSAMKEYAELLADEPPWAARAAALSSKVRDVAEFLAGIEPVAPRHPLPITVAYHDACHLAHAQQIVAEPRLLLDAIPGLRRVELAEPELCCGSAGVYNLLQPAAASALGDRKAANVARAEAELLVAANPGCTMQIAAALRRAGSEMASAHTIEVLDASIRGSGAETLTATRR; encoded by the coding sequence ATGGCCGGGCGTGCCGAGCGGCCGCACGGCATCGGCCCGCACCCGGTGGCGGGCGGCGTCTTCGCCGAGCACGGCCCGGACCCCGCCCTCGTCGGGGACTGCGTCCACTGCGGCTTCTGCCTGCCGACCTGTCCGACCTACGTGCTGTGGGGCGACGAGGCCGACTCGCCGCGGGGGCGCATCTACCTGATGCGCGAAGGGATCGAGGGTGCCCCCCCCTCCCCCGCCCTCTACCAGCACCTCGACGCCTGCCTCGGCTGCATGGCCTGCCTCACGGCGTGCCCCTCCGGGGTCCGCTACGACCGCCTGATCGAAGAGGCGCGGGCCGTCATCGAGCCGGGGCGGCCGAGCCGACGCGAGCGCCTCCAGCGGCGGCTGATCTTCTCCCTCTTCCCCTACCGCCGCCGCCTCGCCCCGCTCGCCGTGCTGCTCGCGCCGGGTTGGCGGACGCGTCTCTTGGAGGCGCTGCGCATCAGCGCCGTCGGCCGCCGCCTCCCCGCCCCCCTCCCGGCGATGCTCGAGGTCGCGCCCGTGGTGCGGAGGGAGGCCCCGGTCGCGGCCTTCACCCCCGCGAGCGGGCCGCGCCGCGGCCGCGTCGGGCTCCTCGTCGGCTGCGTGCAGGGCGCCTTCTTCCCCGCGGTGAACGCGGCCACCGTGCGGGTGCTCGCCGCCGAGGGCTTCGACGTCGTCGCGCCCGCCGCCGCCGGCTGCTGCGGCGCCCTCTCCTCGCACAGCGGCCGCAAGGCCGAGGCGCAGCGCTTCGCCCGCGCGCTGATCGCCGCCTTCGAGGCAGCAGAGCTCGACGCGATCGTCGTCAACGCCGCAGGCTGCGGCTCGGCGATGAAGGAGTACGCCGAGCTGCTCGCCGACGAACCGCCCTGGGCGGCGCGAGCCGCGGCGCTGTCGAGCAAGGTGCGCGACGTCGCGGAGTTCCTCGCCGGGATCGAGCCCGTGGCCCCCCGCCACCCGCTCCCGATCACCGTCGCCTACCACGACGCCTGTCACCTCGCGCACGCCCAGCAGATCGTCGCCGAGCCGCGTCTGCTGCTCGACGCGATCCCCGGCCTGCGGCGGGTCGAGCTCGCCGAGCCGGAGCTCTGCTGCGGCTCGGCCGGCGTCTACAACCTGCTGCAGCCCGCGGCGGCGAGCGCGCTCGGGGACCGCAAGGCAGCCAACGTCGCCCGCGCCGAGGCCGAGCTGCTCGTCGCCGCCAACCCGGGCTGCACGATGCAGATCGCGGCGGCGCTGCGTAGGGCGGGGAGCGAGATGGCGAGCGCACACACGATCGAGGTCCTCGACGCCTCGATCCGCGGCAGCGGAGCCGAAACGCTCACCGCGACCCGGCGCTGA
- a CDS encoding FAD-binding oxidoreductase, whose translation MDEEAPAANDSVDGVPARRTVRPESTEALAALLTEGAAAGEAVVFVTGRSKLDWGRPPRQLDAVVDLSAMERVIEHAAGDLVVRTSASVRLAELNAELARAGQRLAIDEVVPGTSIGGLIATGLSGPLRHAFGSVRDLLLGITVVRADGRVARSGGRVVKNVAGYDLGKLFTGSFGTLGAITEAWFRLHPLPAARRYLSASWSEAESAAATVRRVATSTAAPAAVELGRDGRGPYAVTVLLEGSEASVAARADQLEALTGARFAAGAVPPEGFGSLPGDSTLKLTFAPGTLGPLLDHLDSSLAGLGGPGEGLVLRGAAGVGVLFLGAGPEVDLAPVLRAAREAATAAGGGAIVLRAPAGRRAGLDLYGPLPAPALQRAVKASFDPGDRLAPGRFVAA comes from the coding sequence ATGGACGAGGAGGCTCCGGCCGCGAACGACAGCGTCGACGGCGTCCCCGCGCGGCGCACCGTGCGCCCCGAGAGCACCGAGGCGCTCGCCGCCCTGCTCACCGAGGGGGCGGCGGCGGGCGAGGCCGTCGTCTTCGTCACCGGTCGCAGCAAGCTCGACTGGGGGCGGCCGCCGCGCCAACTCGACGCCGTCGTCGACCTCTCCGCGATGGAGCGGGTCATCGAGCACGCAGCCGGCGACCTCGTCGTGCGCACCTCGGCCTCGGTCCGCCTCGCCGAGCTGAACGCCGAGCTCGCCCGCGCTGGCCAGCGCCTGGCGATCGACGAGGTCGTCCCCGGCACGAGCATCGGCGGGCTGATCGCCACCGGCCTCTCCGGCCCGCTCCGCCACGCCTTCGGCTCGGTGCGCGACCTGCTCCTCGGGATCACCGTGGTGCGCGCCGACGGCAGGGTCGCGAGGAGCGGCGGCCGCGTCGTGAAGAACGTCGCCGGCTACGACCTCGGGAAGCTCTTCACCGGCTCCTTCGGCACCCTCGGAGCGATCACCGAGGCGTGGTTCCGCCTCCACCCCCTCCCGGCGGCGCGCCGCTACCTCAGCGCGAGCTGGTCCGAGGCCGAGTCCGCCGCGGCGACGGTGCGGCGGGTGGCGACCTCGACGGCCGCCCCCGCGGCGGTCGAGCTCGGGCGGGACGGCCGCGGCCCCTACGCCGTCACGGTCCTCCTCGAGGGCTCCGAGGCGAGCGTGGCCGCCCGTGCCGACCAGCTCGAGGCGCTGACCGGCGCCCGCTTCGCCGCCGGCGCCGTGCCTCCCGAGGGCTTCGGCTCGCTCCCGGGCGACTCGACGCTGAAGCTCACCTTCGCCCCCGGCACGCTCGGCCCGCTCCTCGACCACCTCGACAGCAGCCTCGCTGGCCTCGGAGGGCCGGGCGAGGGGCTCGTGCTCCGCGGCGCGGCGGGCGTCGGCGTCCTGTTCCTCGGTGCCGGGCCGGAGGTCGACCTCGCGCCCGTGCTGCGCGCCGCGCGCGAGGCGGCGACCGCGGCGGGGGGCGGGGCGATCGTGCTGCGCGCGCCCGCCGGGCGACGCGCCGGTCTCGACCTTTACGGCCCGCTCCCCGCGCCCGCGCTGCAGCGGGCGGTGAAGGCCTCGTTCGACCCAGGCGATCGCCTCGCCCCTGGCCGCTTCGTGGCCGCCTGA
- a CDS encoding FAD-linked oxidase C-terminal domain-containing protein, with the protein MSTLGELAARLRAALGDGAVLDDPAELRTYECDGLSHYRAVPGLVAFATSADAVATIVTACAQAAVPFVARGSGTGLSAGALPSTEGVLIVLAKMRGLVELDAEGQRAVVEPGFINLDVSRAAAPYGLFYAPDPSSQQICSIGGNVAENSGGAHCLKHGFTTHHVTGIELVTPSGEQVTLGNGKAPDAPGYDLLGAFVGSEGTIGILTQATLRLLPRPEAVVTLLAGFATTDEAGAAVSAIIASGVLPAAIEMMDALAILAAETAVHPGYPEGCGAVLLVELDGPGIDVAEGLATVEALCLANGASELRTATSEAERALLWKGRKSAFAAVGQLSPDFIVQDGVIPRTKLPEVLRAIDALALAAGIRVANVFHAGDGNLHPLVLFDESVEGDAERAEAVSSAIVDLCIAHGGSITGEHGVGADKVQFMGRMFGEDDLDTMQLLRCAFDPAGLSNPGKIFPTPRLCGEVPGRRGAHPLTVPGAVEVF; encoded by the coding sequence GTGAGCACCCTCGGGGAGCTCGCGGCCCGCCTTCGGGCCGCCCTCGGCGACGGGGCGGTCCTCGACGATCCCGCCGAACTGCGCACCTACGAGTGCGACGGCCTCTCGCACTACCGCGCCGTCCCCGGCCTCGTGGCCTTCGCCACCTCGGCCGACGCGGTGGCGACGATCGTCACCGCCTGCGCGCAGGCGGCGGTCCCCTTCGTCGCGCGCGGCTCGGGGACCGGCCTCTCGGCGGGCGCCCTCCCCTCGACCGAGGGGGTGCTGATCGTGCTCGCGAAGATGCGCGGCCTCGTCGAGCTCGACGCCGAGGGCCAGCGCGCCGTCGTCGAGCCTGGCTTCATCAACCTCGACGTCAGCCGCGCCGCCGCCCCCTACGGACTGTTCTACGCGCCCGACCCCTCGAGCCAGCAGATCTGCTCGATCGGCGGCAACGTCGCCGAGAACTCGGGCGGCGCGCACTGCTTGAAGCACGGCTTCACCACGCACCACGTCACCGGGATCGAGCTCGTCACCCCCTCGGGCGAGCAGGTCACCCTCGGCAACGGGAAGGCCCCCGACGCCCCCGGCTACGACCTGCTCGGCGCCTTCGTCGGCTCCGAGGGGACGATCGGCATCCTCACGCAGGCGACGCTGCGCCTCCTCCCCCGCCCCGAGGCGGTCGTCACCCTGCTCGCCGGCTTCGCGACCACCGACGAGGCGGGCGCCGCGGTCTCGGCGATCATCGCCTCGGGGGTCCTCCCCGCGGCGATCGAGATGATGGACGCCCTCGCCATCCTCGCCGCCGAGACGGCGGTCCACCCTGGCTACCCCGAGGGCTGCGGCGCGGTCCTGCTCGTCGAGCTCGACGGCCCGGGCATCGACGTCGCCGAGGGACTCGCCACCGTCGAGGCGCTGTGCCTCGCGAACGGGGCCTCCGAGCTGCGCACGGCGACCTCGGAGGCCGAGCGGGCGCTGTTGTGGAAGGGGCGCAAGTCCGCCTTCGCCGCGGTCGGCCAGCTGTCGCCGGACTTCATCGTCCAGGACGGCGTGATCCCCCGCACCAAGCTCCCCGAGGTGCTGCGGGCGATCGACGCCCTCGCCCTCGCGGCGGGCATCCGGGTGGCGAACGTGTTCCACGCCGGCGACGGCAACCTCCACCCGCTCGTCCTGTTCGACGAGTCGGTGGAGGGCGACGCCGAGCGCGCCGAGGCGGTCTCCTCGGCGATCGTCGACCTCTGCATCGCGCACGGCGGCTCGATCACCGGCGAGCACGGCGTCGGCGCCGACAAGGTGCAGTTCATGGGGCGGATGTTCGGCGAGGACGACCTCGACACGATGCAGCTGCTGCGCTGCGCCTTCGACCCCGCGGGCCTCTCCAACCCGGGGAAGATCTTCCCCACCCCGCGCCTGTGCGGTGAGGTGCCGGGGCGGCGCGGCGCGCACCCGCTCACGGTGCCGGGCGCCGTCGAGGTCTTCTGA